From a region of the Vanessa atalanta chromosome 13, ilVanAtal1.2, whole genome shotgun sequence genome:
- the LOC125068189 gene encoding uncharacterized protein LOC125068189 encodes MPRPTGLVIKRHNIRIWCHECDMGRLQRVVWEGQGARLLSEVSSQPIVKKFLEAVPYIMNTIRDIHNAVIQNDLEGFMKLTADPIPPQALSSRDANNLTAMHKAAGLGRGSILKYMIERYPQGINDTDNDGRTPLHYAAIVKDEQHTYNTLISFGADEGAVDNKNKTPAYYVNRAHDIDKNIFKILPDAPRTPSSAYPASWDWKILDTEYIGNFNKKSRKKNLKASSENISSKNNTNTISDSVENNNSLMKNSSTHELISDLPDLNDNEKLHAISNDSNEEDAQSNKDATEIEDVKENIENENISDEKNDITPAENTQPDDIDKNNIENIENNDENNENHEDTNSTIGNTDDENNEKENINQSNENMEGKHIEATKDINEISDEKNIESVKEETDKNVDENNDNANNESTTQQEDEEEQITKPTAVESVNSESNDDEVKKENKEIESPHDNLESTPQEITEKESVNENSNGHGTPEKTDDHDHDDNLQSDTINKEKVHEEDASRTTPNEGNLINGRNIQESLIEGIISSEAEQETQDASITQRDGPYHDDILIVDNEIDPEVTDLINTANMEMLATLVLNGEGSRLIGRQSRNTELQAFLNNVPTYMQKINRVHVAAREGNLKDLQAALDRRKFAIARDPISPNGATPLHVATVFGKSNIMKYLGGRFPETLSAVDFEGRTALHYAAVLPDNGHYYHILQQLGANSKDLDDNGRSAEDYQRNPTLFPFRQMLTDFGISDETANAMFSDKGTSHDVNGHMDIPIFHTEEGRYLAKSLGDPLIKGLTEVANIKPKDPVAFLASFLHNFPEHEKPRLGTQESNVLVTKEAPEVDNEHPPFDYKDGTAENTVEETEHVAIDRTRTAIRPHRPIDVITVDPQLETSPDAPETALTSPNRDEHGQSMLHFAAARAHTNNALFQLLQESDISLGYRDELYRTARDVSIQANVLENTAEIDRWVLHLAARGKSDKIMELLLQGYDHILDIVDDEGIPISDVVVQRGDNEMSNLLASIPPFEESREALQGAIRHGDLSSVQELLSVEGGRTLALAQNALGRNALHIAVLAQQEDIVEYLVNTYPEMLRLGDNLERTALHYAMGVEKMESLSRILIRAGAKRVLKDLKGRQPSYYFMNKSDILRLKEEEEAY; translated from the exons GGTTGGTTATAAAACGACACAACATACGAATATGGTGCCACGAATGCGACATGGGACGCTTACAACGCGTTGTGTGGGAGGGCCAAGGTGCAAGACTGCTTAGCGAAGTGTCTAGCCAGCCGATCGTAAAGAAATTTCTAGAAGCTGTTCCTTATATAATG AACACAATTCGTGACATCCACAACGCCGTGATTCAGAATGACTTGGAAGGTTTCATGAAGCTCACAGCTGACCCAATACCACCTCAAGCTCTATCTAGCAGAGATGCAAACAATTTGACAGCTATGCACAAA GCTGCTGGTCTGGGTCGCGGTAGTATACTGAAGTATATGATAGAAAGATACCCTCAAGGCATAAATGACACTGACAATGATGGTCGCACACCATTGCATTACGCTGCTATAGTGAAAGATGAGCAACATACGTATAACACGCTTATAAGCTTTGGGGCTGATGAGGGCGCAGTTGATAAT aaaaataaaacaccagCATATTATGTCAATAGGGCCCacgatatcgataaaaatatttttaaaattttgcctGATGCACCAAGAACACCATCTAGTGCTTATCCAGCTTCATGGGATTGGAAAATTTTAGACACTGAGTATAttggaaattttaataaaaagtctagaaagaaaaatttaaaagcatccagtgaaaatatatcatcaaaaaACAACACGAATACTATATCGGATAGTGTAGAAAATAACAATAGTTTGATGAAAAATAGCAGTACGCATGAGTTAATTAGTGATTTACCAGatttaaatgataatgaaaAACTTCATGCAATTAGTAATGATTCTAACGAAGAAGATGCACAAAGTAATAAG gatgCAACTGAAATTGAAGacgtaaaagaaaatattgaaaatgagaatatttctgatgaaaaaaatgatataaccCCAGCTGAAAATACTCAGCCTGATGatattgacaaaaataatattgagaaCATAGAAAACAATGACGAAAATAATGAAAACCACGAGGATACAAACAGCACGATTGGAAATACTGATGATGAGaataatgaaaaagaaaatattaatcaatcaaatgaaaatatggaAGGAAAACACATTGAGGCAACCAAAGACATTAATGAAATCtcagatgaaaaaaatattgaatcagTTAAGGAAGAGACAGACAAAAATGTTGATGAGAACAACGATAATGCAAATAATGAATCGACAACACAACAAGAAGATGAAGAAGAACAAATAACAAAACCAACTGCTGTTGAAAGTGTCAACTCTGAAAGTAATGATGACgaagttaaaaaagaaaataaagaaattgagAGTCCTCACGATAACTTGGAAAGTACACCTCAAGAAATAACCGAAAAAGAAAGCGTAAATGAAAATAGTAATGGTCATGGTACTCCTGAAAAAACTGATGACCATGATCATGACGACAATCTTCAATCAGATacaataaataaggaaaaagtTCATGAAGAGGATGCCTCTAGAACTACACCGAATGAAG GAAACCTCATCAACGGCCGAAATATACAGGAAAGTCTTATAGAAGGTATAATTAGCAGTGAAGCTGAACAAGAAACGCAAGACGCAAGTATCACTCAAAGAGATGGCCCATATCACGACGACATTCTAATTGTA gaCAATGAAATAGACCCGGAAGTAACTGACTTAATCAATACAGCTAATATGGAAATGTTGGCAACTTTAGTATTAAACGGAGAGGGATCTAGATTAATTGGACGGCAGTCTAGAAATACGGAATTGCAAGCGTTTTTGAACAATGTACCCACTTATATG caaaAAATCAACAGAGTTCACGTAGCTGCCAGAGaaggtaatttaaaagatttacaaGCAGCTTTAGACCGGAGAAAATTTGCAATCGCTCGAGATCCAATTTCACCGAATGGAGCTACCCCTTTACACGTGGCTACAGTATTTGGAAAAAGcaacattatgaaatatttaggaGGAAg attTCCTGAGACACTATCCGCAGTGGATTTCGAAGGGAGAACTGCTTTACATTACGCTGCAGTATTACCAGATAACGGTCATTATTACCATATATTGCAACAGTTAGGTGCTAATTCAAAGGATTTGGACGAT AATGGTCGATCCGCTGAAGATTATCAAAGAAACCCAACTCTGTTTCCATTTAGGCAAATGTTAACAGATTTTGGTATTAGTGATGAGACAGCCAATGCAATGTTTTCGGATAAAg GTACAAGCCATGACGTTAACGGCCATATGGACATTCCCATCTTTCATACCGAAGAAGGCAGATACCTTGCAAAGT CACTTGGCGATCCTTTAATAAAAGGTCTAACCGAAGTGGCAAATATAAAACCGAAAGACCCCGTAGCTTTTCTCGCCAGTTTTCTTCACAATTTTCCCGAGCACGAGAAACCTCGATTAGGAACAcag GAATCAAACGTGTTGGTAACGAAAGAAGCACCTGAAGTAGACAATGAACATCCGCCGTTCGATTACAAAGATGGCACTGCAGAGAATACAGTTGAAGAAACAGAACATGTAGCGATCGATCGCACTCGAACTGCTATCCGACCACACAGACCTATAGACGTCATCACCGTGGATCCCCAGCTAGAAACTAGTCCTGATGCTCCCGAAACAGCTCTCACAAGTCCCAACAGG gacgAGCATGGGCAATCCATGTTACACTTCGCAGCAGCGCGAGCTCATACAAACAATGCGTTATTTCAATTACTACAGGAATCAGACATTAGTCTTGGATATCGAGATGAGTTATATCGCACTGCACGTGATGTCTCCATACAAGCTAATGTATTAGAGAATACTGCGGAGATCGATCGATGGGTTCTGCATTTAGCTGCTAGAG GAAAGTCAGACAAAATAATGGAATTGTTACTTCAAGGATACGATCATATATTAGACATAGTGGACGATGAGGGGATTCCAATATCCGACGTAGTGGTTCAAAGGGGCGACAATGAAATGAGCAATCTTCTTGCATCGATTCCACCTTTCGAG GAATCGAGGGAAGCACTCCAGGGCGCAATACGTCACGGTGACCTCTCCAGTGTTCAAGAATTGCTGTCAGTAGAGGGCGGACGCACGCTCGCCCTCGCACAGAATGCACTCGGCCGCAACGCATTACATATTGCTGTATTAGCGCAACAAGAGGACATCGTGGAATATTTAGTTAATACATACCCAGAAATGCTACGTCTCGGTGATAAT CTGGAACGCACTGCATTACATTACGCGATGGGCGTTGAAAAGATGGAATCCTTAAGCCGAATACTCATACGAGCTGGTGCTAAAAGGGTACTCAAAGATCTTAAAGGTCGACAGCCGTCATACTACTTCATGAATAAATCCGATATATTACGCCTTAAAGAGGAGGAAGAAGCGTATTGA
- the LOC125068024 gene encoding arginine kinase Lit v 2.0101, with product MLNYFFVPDDRVSSRRILDIPEALETLERCYRLLASAKPGRTPLSASSNNATPPHVLGRFLKKQVFDLIKYRITKLDHNLFDVIWPAVKKLPDNKNIIQTVEEDFPGGVSAPDYYVYEVFAEFLLPLIRDIHNINIQADLPEHPTSDFTKNTISTQSSEPLIEINIDPNDEFVLSGTIECSRNIDCLELPLNLKIGKLESVERVITTILMREDFALISGQVNAESDHKGGTYYTLNEILEKPSEVSAILASAGLLIPLCDRDEIDDCNRLHGKYWPYARGVFISDDKTIAIWINVHDHLRVLISTPADSPGDIGITFTKLYHIMTYLHDKLDFVWDHKLGHLSSRPTFLGAGIRFSLIVNIPGLAKDTDNIKYLCAMRGLQYRETLNTDIARISNYQCLSISEFNCFNDFATATSNLLHLEKDLSMQNSAHVATMLSNIFRRKRSSLADIHESVDRFQENH from the exons atgcttaattatttttttg tgccAGATGACCGCGTATCATCTCGACGTATCTTAGATATACCTGAAGCATTGGAAACTTTAGAGCGGTGTTACCGACTTCTAGCTTCTGCTAAGCCAGGACGAACTCCACTATCTGCGTCGTCTAATAATGCTACTCCACCACATGTACTAGGCAGATTTCTCAAAAAACAAGTGTTCGATTTAATCAAATATAGAATTACAAAACTTGATCACAATTTATTTGACGTTATATGGCCAGCTGTCAAAAAATTACCTGATAACAAGAATATTATACAAACAGTAGAGGAAGATTTTCCCGGTGGAGTTTCAGCCCCtgattattatgtttatgaGGTATTTGCTGAATTTTTATTGCCACTTATCAGggatattcataatattaatattcaagcGGATTTGCCTGAACATCCTACATCTGACTTTACTAAAAACACAATATCAACACAGTCATCCGAACctttaatcgaaataaatatagatCCTAACGACGAATTTGTCCTATCGGGAACTATAGAATGTTCAAGAAATATAGATTGCCTTGAATTACCACTTAATCTTAAAATTGGTAAATTAGAAAGCGTTGAAAGAGtaattacaacaattttaatGAGAGAAGATTTTGCTTTAATAAGTGGACAAGTCAATGCTGAATCAGACCATAAAGGAGGTACCTATTACACATTAAATGAGATACTAGAAAAGCCTTCAGAAGTATCTGCTATTTTAGCGTCAGCTGGATTATTAATACCTCTCTGTGATAGAGACGAAATTGACGATTGTAACCGCCTCCATGGTAAATATTGGCCATATGCGCGTGGTGTGTTTATCAGCGATGATAAAACAATTGCCATTTGGATTAATGTGCACGATCATTTACGCGTACTCATTTCCACGCCTGCTGATTCACCAGGAGATATTGGCATTACATTTACCAAACTGTATCATATAATGACATACTTACATGATAAACTCGATTTTGTTTGGGATCACAAGCTTGGTCACTTGTCTAGCCGACCAACTTTTCTTGGAGCCGGTATTCGTTTTAGTCTAATAGTCAACATTCCAGGGTTAGCAAAAGATACTGATAATATAAAGTACTTGTGTGCCATGAGAGGATTGCAATATAGAGAAACGCTAAATACTGATATTGCTAGAATAAGCAATTATCAATGTTTGAGCATATCagaattcaattgttttaacgACTTTGCTACAGCAACATCAAACCTCCTACACTTAGAAAAAGATTTGTCGATGCAAAATTCTGCTCATGTAGCTACGATGCTAAGTAATATATTTCGAAGAAAAAGAAGCAGTTTAGCTGATATTCACGAATCAGTGGACCGATTTCaagaaaatcattaa
- the LOC125068306 gene encoding stress response protein NST1-like, whose translation MASDIDQGNFGDSARNRSKYEIRLKSSNHVFDGAGENIQYHSDNESLASRKSKTRYINPAIYIEKVESTHSVTSLHTDSSCVEDVTPHPHSSYRSNSTPFLTGRISSASSTSIKRKSCRLISQEETVRDEDTPRCGRTYRDDGADTFRLSVASLSTTTTAKEERERNEKKRQEAFQQWLERKEQQKRDKARLAKTKIQVVPTTTQEQREESFRRWLERKRMQNERRKAEEIMKQYRHNEQLEQERRKRHQTKEEKLAEWIRKKEEEMKLMKTRSERRAARLAIEDERRRVQGERAYRDWLRNSKNKPLPVPLNQGELSMRGSVSRMYINPIPWQPLTQ comes from the exons ATGGCGAGCGACATCGACCAAGGAAACTTTGGCGATAGTGCTCGGAACCGATCTAAATATGAAATTAGGCTAAAGAGCTCAAATCATGTATTTGATGGCGCCGGAGAGAATATCCAGTATCACAGCGACAATGAGTCCTTAGCTTCGAGAAAAAGTAAAACTCGGTATATAAATCCGGCTATTTATATAGAGAAAGTTGAATCCACTCATTCTGTGACATCATTACATACAGACTCCTCTTGTGTTGAAGACGTCACACCACATCCGCATAGTTCTTACAGGAGTAACTCTACTCCTTTTCTAACTGGACGCATATCCAGCGCATCTTCGACAAGTATCAAAAGAAAATCATGTAGACTTATAAGTCAGGAAGAAACTGTTCGTGATGAGGATACGCCAAGATGTGGTCGTACTTATCGTGATGATGGTGCTGATACATTTCGTTTATCCGTCGCGTCGCTTTCAACTACAACGACCGCTAAAGAAGAGCGCGAGCGTAATGAAAAGAAAAGACAAGAAGCTTTTcagcagtggttagaacgtaaAGAGCAACAG AAGCGAGATAAGGCGCGCCTAGCAAAAACAAAAATCCAAGTTGTACCGACAACTACCCAAGAACAGCGTGAGGAGTCATTTCGGCGATGGTTAGAGCGTAAGCGCATGCAGAACGAGCGACGTAAAGCCGAAGAAATTATGAAGCAGTATCGTCACAACGAACAGCTTGAACAAGAACGAAGGAAGCGACACCAAACTAAAGAGGAAAAATTGGCAGAATGGATACGAAAAAAAGAGGAGGAAATGAagt TAATGAAAACTCGATCCGAGCGTCGTGCTGCGCGTCTTGCGATCGAGGACGAACGTCGGCGCGTTCAGGGTGAGCGAGCGTACAGAGATTGGCTGCGGAATAGCAAGAACAAGCCACTGCCCGTGCCACTGAATCAAGGAGAACTTA GTATGCGAGGATCAGTGTCTCGAATGTACATAAATCCTATTCCATGGCAACCCCTTACGCAATGA